The proteins below come from a single Drosophila teissieri strain GT53w chromosome 3L, Prin_Dtei_1.1, whole genome shotgun sequence genomic window:
- the LOC122618336 gene encoding acyl-coenzyme A thioesterase 13, which translates to MGTRKKGLEFAKHITEIITKSTGFESHLQKVKIVDGGDGACTAELKVDKDHVNLYKFMHGGYIMTLVDMITTYALMSKPCHPGVSVDLSVNFLNGAKLGDDVVIEANLSKVGKYLAFIDCTLKHKKDDTVIAKGTHLKYIKFD; encoded by the exons ATGGGAACCCGCAAAAAAGGACTTGAATTCGCCAAACACATCACCGAGATAATCACCAAATCAACGGGCTTTGAAAGTCACCTACAGAAG GTCAAGATCGTGGACGGCGGCGATGGTGCCTGCACTGCTGAGCTGAAGGTGGACAAGGATCATGTGAACTTGTACAAGTTCATGCACGGCGGCTATATCATGACCCTGGTGGACATGATAACCACCTACGCCCTGATGTCCAAGCCATGTCATCCCGGCGTATCCGTAGATCTTAGCGTTAACTTTCTGAACGGCGCCAAACTGGGTGACGATGTGGTGATTGAGGCCAACCTGTCCAAGGTGGGCAAGTACCTGGCCTTCATCGATTGCACCCTGAAGCACAAGAAGGACGACACGGTGATAGCCAAGGGCACACATCTGAAGTACATCAAATTTGACTAG